One genomic segment of Novisyntrophococcus fermenticellae includes these proteins:
- a CDS encoding XTP/dITP diphosphatase encodes MKKIIFATGNNGKIKEIKEIMKELKIPVLSMKEAGIHADIVEDGNTFEENAIIKAKGVAALIGDRGESIVLADDSGLEIDYLNKEPGVYSARYMGEETSYRIKNQNLIDRLEGVPDEKRTARFVCVIAAVLPDGEIVTTRGEIEGKIGYEERGINGFGYDPIFYLPDMSKSTAELMPEEKNLISHRGNALKDMKEELQKRHM; translated from the coding sequence GTGAAAAAAATAATATTTGCAACCGGTAATAACGGGAAGATAAAAGAAATCAAAGAAATAATGAAGGAACTTAAAATTCCCGTTCTTTCTATGAAGGAGGCGGGAATCCATGCCGATATCGTGGAGGATGGAAACACCTTCGAAGAAAATGCAATCATAAAGGCGAAGGGTGTGGCGGCTCTTATCGGGGACAGAGGGGAATCCATTGTGTTGGCAGATGATTCAGGCCTGGAGATTGACTATCTGAATAAAGAGCCCGGAGTTTATTCCGCAAGATACATGGGTGAGGAGACATCATACCGGATTAAAAATCAAAATTTGATTGACCGTCTCGAGGGGGTTCCCGATGAAAAGCGTACCGCCCGGTTTGTATGTGTTATTGCCGCAGTCCTTCCGGATGGAGAGATTGTCACGACAAGAGGAGAAATCGAAGGAAAGATTGGGTATGAGGAACGTGGAATAAATGGATTTGGATATGATCCGATTTTTTATTTACCGGACATGAGCAAAAGCACGGCCGAACTCATGCCGGAAGAGAAGAATCTCATCAGCCATCGCGGAAATGCACTAAAAGATATGAAAGAGGAATTACAGAAGAGGCATATGTAA
- a CDS encoding THUMP domain-containing class I SAM-dependent RNA methyltransferase → MEKYELITPCHFGMEAVMKREIQDLGYEISSVEDGKVTFTGDAEAIAYANVFLRTTERVLLQVGKVEAETWDELFEAVKALPWEHYIPKNGKFWVAKANSIKSKLFSPSDIQSIIKKAIVERLKKVYHMEWFPEDGDNYPIRVSFMKDVATIGLDTSGVSLHKRGYRRMTVKAPVTETLAAALLMLTPWKWDRILVDPFCGSGTFPIEAAMMAADMAPGMNRNFLSEDWGHLIPTRCWYDAMDEARERVNLDVETDIQGFDIDGDAIKAARENAKMAGVEKLIHLQQRPVGSLSHPKKYGFIITNPPYGERLEEKANLPGIYRALGERYAALDAWSMYLITSYEDAQKYLGRKADKNRKIYNGMLKTYFYQYLGPKPPRKAD, encoded by the coding sequence ATGGAAAAATATGAATTAATCACCCCATGCCACTTTGGGATGGAGGCGGTGATGAAGCGTGAGATACAGGATTTAGGGTATGAGATCAGTTCTGTAGAGGACGGGAAAGTGACATTTACAGGGGATGCGGAAGCGATTGCATATGCCAATGTTTTTCTGCGTACCACAGAACGTGTTCTGCTTCAAGTGGGAAAGGTAGAAGCAGAAACATGGGATGAACTCTTTGAGGCAGTGAAGGCCCTTCCCTGGGAACATTACATTCCAAAGAACGGTAAGTTCTGGGTGGCAAAAGCAAATTCGATAAAAAGTAAGCTGTTTAGTCCTTCCGATATACAGTCCATCATCAAAAAAGCAATCGTAGAGCGTCTGAAAAAGGTGTATCATATGGAGTGGTTTCCGGAAGACGGGGACAATTATCCGATCAGGGTTTCTTTTATGAAGGATGTTGCGACCATTGGTCTGGATACTTCGGGCGTTTCTCTTCATAAAAGAGGGTATCGCCGTATGACAGTCAAGGCTCCTGTCACTGAGACACTGGCTGCGGCTCTTTTGATGCTGACGCCATGGAAATGGGATAGAATACTGGTCGATCCCTTCTGTGGAAGTGGAACTTTTCCGATTGAGGCGGCCATGATGGCTGCAGATATGGCACCGGGTATGAACCGGAATTTCCTTTCGGAAGACTGGGGGCACCTGATTCCCACAAGGTGTTGGTATGATGCAATGGATGAGGCCAGGGAGCGGGTGAATCTGGATGTGGAGACGGATATTCAGGGGTTCGATATCGATGGAGATGCAATTAAGGCAGCCAGGGAAAATGCAAAGATGGCGGGCGTTGAAAAACTGATACATCTCCAACAGAGGCCGGTTGGCAGTCTTTCTCATCCTAAGAAGTATGGCTTCATTATAACAAATCCTCCTTATGGGGAACGATTGGAGGAAAAAGCAAATCTGCCGGGGATTTACCGGGCACTGGGAGAACGCTATGCTGCTTTGGATGCCTGGTCCATGTATCTGATTACCAGTTACGAAGACGCCCAGAAGTATCTGGGGCGGAAGGCAGATAAGAACAGGAAAATATACAACGGAATGCTGAAAACCTATTTCTATCAATATTTGGGACCAAAGCCACCGAGAAAGGCAGATTAG
- the yfcE gene encoding phosphodiesterase — MKYMFASDIHGSAFYCGKMLEAFEEEGAGRLVLLGDLLYHGPRNDLPKEYAPKQVIAMLNEYKHRILTVRGNCDAEVDQMVLEFPIMADYGILTEEKKTFYLSHGHIYHEGNLPPLQKGDIFVYGHTHVLRAENKDGQVYLNPGSVSLPKEGNVPSYAILNQSVFTIKGFDGTTIKELEI, encoded by the coding sequence ATGAAATATATGTTTGCGTCTGATATCCATGGTTCAGCATTTTACTGTGGAAAGATGTTAGAAGCATTTGAAGAGGAAGGAGCCGGCCGTCTCGTACTTCTGGGAGACCTGCTATATCATGGGCCCCGCAACGATTTGCCAAAAGAATATGCTCCGAAGCAGGTAATTGCCATGCTGAACGAATATAAGCACAGAATTCTTACAGTGAGAGGAAACTGTGACGCAGAGGTAGATCAGATGGTGCTGGAATTCCCAATTATGGCTGACTATGGAATACTGACAGAAGAGAAGAAAACTTTTTATCTGAGTCATGGGCATATTTACCACGAGGGGAATCTGCCGCCGCTCCAGAAAGGAGATATATTCGTATATGGGCATACCCATGTACTGCGTGCAGAGAATAAGGACGGACAAGTCTATCTGAATCCAGGCAGTGTATCACTGCCTAAAGAGGGAAATGTCCCCAGCTATGCAATACTGAATCAGAGTGTATTTACAATTAAGGGTTTTGATGGAACAACAATTAAGGAACTGGAGATTTAG
- a CDS encoding rhodanese-like domain-containing protein, which translates to MKSLGMISADALDEYVHQPGALIIDLRSKEEYRRSHVEGAVNIPYEEFDDSTQLPRRKMLILYCDRGSASLAKGRELAGKGYRVQSVTGGIRAYRGKYLI; encoded by the coding sequence ATGAAGTCTCTGGGTATGATTTCTGCGGATGCGCTGGATGAATATGTTCACCAGCCTGGCGCTTTGATTATAGATCTGCGAAGTAAGGAAGAGTATCGGCGGTCGCATGTTGAAGGTGCAGTCAATATACCATATGAAGAGTTTGATGACAGCACGCAGCTTCCACGTCGTAAAATGCTGATTCTCTATTGCGACCGGGGTTCGGCCAGCCTCGCAAAAGGAAGAGAACTGGCCGGGAAAGGATATCGTGTACAATCTGTAACAGGAGGTATCCGTGCATACCGTGGAAAATATTTGATTTAG
- a CDS encoding ECF transporter S component has protein sequence MKSNFKKLVFAALFAALSCVATMSIRIPTPGTGGYIHPGDAIVILSGVLLGPIYGGLAGGIGSAMADLIGGYFIYVPVTFMIKGIIALLCGFTYQWIAKSSKSRYAAVAIGGVIDMVFVTGGYYLCEIWLYGASGALASVPANLIQGISGLVIALILYPILISIPDLNRLSLRK, from the coding sequence ATGAAGTCAAATTTTAAGAAATTGGTTTTTGCAGCGCTTTTTGCAGCACTTTCCTGTGTAGCCACCATGTCCATCCGTATACCAACACCCGGCACCGGAGGATATATCCATCCGGGAGATGCAATCGTAATTCTTTCAGGGGTTCTCCTTGGCCCGATTTACGGAGGTTTAGCAGGCGGCATTGGATCCGCGATGGCAGATCTTATCGGGGGATATTTTATCTATGTTCCTGTCACTTTTATGATAAAGGGAATTATTGCCCTGCTCTGCGGATTTACATATCAGTGGATTGCAAAATCTTCAAAGTCCCGCTATGCTGCAGTTGCAATAGGCGGCGTTATCGATATGGTTTTTGTAACAGGTGGGTATTATCTATGTGAAATATGGCTCTACGGAGCTTCCGGTGCACTGGCCAGCGTTCCCGCAAACCTGATTCAGGGTATCTCCGGTCTGGTCATTGCCCTTATATTGTACCCAATTTTGATTTCAATACCAGATTTGAATCGCTTATCCCTTCGGAAATAG
- a CDS encoding N-acetylmuramoyl-L-alanine amidase: MQINKLLTKINLTSANNTGRIKYIVIHYVGATGGAKANCQYYASQYVGASAHYYVGFDGEVWQSVEDKNVAWHCGAKSYKHPECRNANSIGIELCVRNKGSMADTSRDWYFEEATVSAAIQLTRELMAKYGVPADHVIRHYDVTGKICPNPYVYNHTKHTWQDFKAQISGQQSIPTPQPAETGAWKPMGTATCGGNSVRVRQSPGGAILLSLNKGNRFEVDGQTSGSWTRVKVQSIIGWMATQYVIPDKVQTVQPAQAAQSVPATNNPIVRDGQIHCNNFCNAGLKVDGIRGIATVKGGVMVLQQAANMDYGVGLKVDGIPGVKTDAALSGHTVRLGESQEMVRALQILLMLRGYDPKGVDGSFGGGCDAAVRRYQADHGLTVDGIAGYNTFKSLIA; encoded by the coding sequence ATGCAAATAAATAAACTGTTAACCAAAATCAATCTTACATCAGCGAATAACACAGGGCGTATTAAATATATCGTTATCCACTATGTAGGTGCTACAGGTGGAGCAAAAGCTAACTGCCAGTACTATGCAAGTCAGTATGTGGGAGCATCTGCTCATTACTATGTGGGGTTTGACGGCGAGGTCTGGCAATCCGTAGAGGACAAAAATGTAGCATGGCACTGCGGTGCTAAGTCCTATAAGCATCCGGAGTGCCGTAATGCCAACAGCATCGGCATTGAGCTGTGCGTCCGTAATAAGGGCAGCATGGCTGACACAAGCCGAGACTGGTATTTTGAGGAAGCTACAGTATCAGCGGCGATCCAATTGACACGAGAGCTTATGGCTAAGTATGGAGTGCCGGCAGACCATGTTATCCGACATTACGATGTAACTGGTAAGATATGCCCGAATCCATATGTATATAATCATACTAAGCATACATGGCAAGATTTTAAGGCACAGATCAGCGGACAGCAGTCTATACCGACACCGCAACCAGCAGAGACAGGCGCATGGAAGCCCATGGGCACAGCGACATGTGGCGGGAATAGCGTGCGTGTAAGACAGTCTCCGGGAGGGGCAATATTACTATCTCTTAACAAGGGTAACCGGTTTGAGGTTGATGGTCAGACCTCTGGTAGTTGGACACGCGTTAAAGTGCAGTCTATAATAGGATGGATGGCCACACAGTACGTTATACCGGACAAGGTGCAGACTGTACAGCCAGCACAAGCGGCGCAGTCAGTCCCTGCAACAAACAATCCAATTGTCAGAGATGGACAGATACACTGCAATAACTTCTGCAATGCCGGGCTTAAGGTGGATGGCATCCGGGGGATCGCAACCGTAAAGGGCGGCGTTATGGTGCTCCAGCAGGCAGCTAACATGGATTACGGTGTGGGGCTTAAGGTAGACGGTATCCCGGGAGTCAAAACAGATGCAGCGTTGAGCGGTCATACTGTCCGGCTCGGGGAGTCGCAGGAGATGGTACGCGCCCTACAGATATTACTTATGCTGCGTGGATATGATCCTAAGGGTGTGGATGGCAGCTTCGGTGGCGGCTGTGATGCAGCAGTGCGAAGATACCAGGCTGACCATGGACTTACTGTAGACGGTATTGCTGGATACAATACATTCAAGAGTTTGATTGCTTAA
- a CDS encoding holin: MKNRNLKEWLQKAGVRAVKTMAQAAIASIGAAAALGEVDWRYVASASLLAGVLSLLTSTAGIPEVPEITEGE, translated from the coding sequence ATGAAGAATAGGAACCTAAAAGAATGGTTACAGAAAGCAGGTGTTCGGGCGGTCAAGACGATGGCACAGGCAGCAATCGCCAGTATTGGGGCAGCTGCAGCACTGGGGGAAGTAGATTGGCGTTATGTAGCGTCCGCATCTCTACTGGCCGGAGTATTATCCCTATTGACCAGTACGGCAGGCATCCCGGAGGTACCGGAAATCACAGAGGGCGAATAA